In the genome of Xyrauchen texanus isolate HMW12.3.18 chromosome 33, RBS_HiC_50CHRs, whole genome shotgun sequence, one region contains:
- the LOC127627097 gene encoding pleckstrin homology domain-containing family S member 1-like isoform X2, translated as MFRSKPTPTAKFYNEPAKVEEFYTGFLHKSPDLFRLSKGLKSWKRRFFVLSKIAEGTYQLAYFKNHERRAKCGEIDISKISCLITGPENHHMCEWIQKNFKCPPSSVLFLRVEDIVLKYARDYFLIGENRDEVDGLCSALVKVLETEKLQYNLRVPEDILQLQSRFRSKSAPTISSESNSQFRNRKIVTNHCPYWPQVRQSAPPGLWTSVPLKNDHCYPCKLRVDAMPASIKIPESDDEDEGNSEYMPLSLVQLVYQQSQEEEDIACFQTKDREICAAPVDRLSDCVTKTESERTENLRTHQISSTDFEEQKSPEQSSSTSSSHDMCDAADNLDKNDKSECETHTPVEKEIFISQNDLKNSLIFTQEEGKPCVSECKQIDNSCPFHKGDQILAFNGLLIDTVEEIHTYLKKLSTDKVNLTVLRHPGSLPMNYEHCPSQ; from the exons ATGTTCAGAAGTAAACCAA CACCAACAGCTAAGTTTTACAATGAACCAGCAAAAGTTGAGGAGTTTTACACTGGTTTCCTGCACAAGTCCCCTGATTTGTTCAGATTATCAAAAGGCTTG AAATCATGGAAGCGCCGTTTCTTTGTGCTCTCCAAGATAGCTGAAGGGACCTATCAACTGGCATATTTTAAAAACCATGAAAGAAGGGCCAAGTGTGGAGAAATAGACATTTCAAA GATCAGCTGCCTCATTACTGGCCCTGAGAACCATCACATGTGTGAATGGATCCAGAAAAACTTCAAGTGTCCTCCATCTTCTGTGCTGTTCTTGAGGGTGgaagacattgttttaaaatatgcaaGAGACTATTTCCTCATTGGAGAAAACAG agaTGAGGTGGATGGTTTGTGCAGTGCTTTAGTCAAGGTTCTGGAGACCGAGAAACTACAATACAATCTGCGAGTACCAGAAGATATACTTCAGTTG cAAAGTAGATTTAGATCAAAATCTGCACCTACTATCAGTTCAGAATCCAACTCTCAATTTCGTAATAGAAAG ATTGTAACTAATCATTGCCCCTATTGGCCCCAAGTGAGACAGTCTGCACCTCCAGGTTTGTGGACTTCAGTGCCACTAAAGAACGACCACTGTTATCCTTGCAAGTTACGCGTTGATGCAATGCCAGCATCAATCAAG ATTCCAGAGAGTGATGATGAGGATGAAGGCAACAGCGAATACATGCCTTTGTCATTAGT GCAACTTGTATATCAACAATCCCAGGAGGAGGAGGACATTGCATGCTTTCAGACAAA GGACAGAGAGATCTGTGCTGCTCCTGTGGACAGGCTGTCGGATTGTGTTACAAAAACAGAATCTGAGCGCACTGAAAATCTGAGGACTCATCAGATATCATCCACTGACTTTGAAGAGCAGAAATCGCCTGAACAAAG CTCTTCCACCAGTTCTTCCCACGATATGTGTGATGCTGCAGACAACCTGGATAAGAACGATAAATCAGAATG tgaaacacacacacctgttgaGAAGGAGATCTTCATAAGTCAAAATGATCTGAAAAACAGCTTGATCTTCACACAGGAAGAAGGCAAACCATG TGTGTCTGAGTGCAAGCAGATTGACAACTCATGTCCATTCCACAAGGGGGATCAGATATTGGCCTTCAATGGCCTGTTAATAGACACAGTGGAGGAGATACACACATACCTAAAAAAGCTGAGCACGGATAAG GTAAATCTGACTGTTCTACGACATCCCGGATCCCTGCCAATGAACTATGAACACTGTCCATCCCAGTGA
- the LOC127627097 gene encoding pleckstrin homology domain-containing family S member 1-like isoform X1, giving the protein MFRSKPTPTAKFYNEPAKVEEFYTGFLHKSPDLFRLSKGLQKSWKRRFFVLSKIAEGTYQLAYFKNHERRAKCGEIDISKISCLITGPENHHMCEWIQKNFKCPPSSVLFLRVEDIVLKYARDYFLIGENRDEVDGLCSALVKVLETEKLQYNLRVPEDILQLQSRFRSKSAPTISSESNSQFRNRKIVTNHCPYWPQVRQSAPPGLWTSVPLKNDHCYPCKLRVDAMPASIKIPESDDEDEGNSEYMPLSLVQLVYQQSQEEEDIACFQTKDREICAAPVDRLSDCVTKTESERTENLRTHQISSTDFEEQKSPEQSSSTSSSHDMCDAADNLDKNDKSECETHTPVEKEIFISQNDLKNSLIFTQEEGKPCVSECKQIDNSCPFHKGDQILAFNGLLIDTVEEIHTYLKKLSTDKVNLTVLRHPGSLPMNYEHCPSQ; this is encoded by the exons ATGTTCAGAAGTAAACCAA CACCAACAGCTAAGTTTTACAATGAACCAGCAAAAGTTGAGGAGTTTTACACTGGTTTCCTGCACAAGTCCCCTGATTTGTTCAGATTATCAAAAGGCTTG CAGAAATCATGGAAGCGCCGTTTCTTTGTGCTCTCCAAGATAGCTGAAGGGACCTATCAACTGGCATATTTTAAAAACCATGAAAGAAGGGCCAAGTGTGGAGAAATAGACATTTCAAA GATCAGCTGCCTCATTACTGGCCCTGAGAACCATCACATGTGTGAATGGATCCAGAAAAACTTCAAGTGTCCTCCATCTTCTGTGCTGTTCTTGAGGGTGgaagacattgttttaaaatatgcaaGAGACTATTTCCTCATTGGAGAAAACAG agaTGAGGTGGATGGTTTGTGCAGTGCTTTAGTCAAGGTTCTGGAGACCGAGAAACTACAATACAATCTGCGAGTACCAGAAGATATACTTCAGTTG cAAAGTAGATTTAGATCAAAATCTGCACCTACTATCAGTTCAGAATCCAACTCTCAATTTCGTAATAGAAAG ATTGTAACTAATCATTGCCCCTATTGGCCCCAAGTGAGACAGTCTGCACCTCCAGGTTTGTGGACTTCAGTGCCACTAAAGAACGACCACTGTTATCCTTGCAAGTTACGCGTTGATGCAATGCCAGCATCAATCAAG ATTCCAGAGAGTGATGATGAGGATGAAGGCAACAGCGAATACATGCCTTTGTCATTAGT GCAACTTGTATATCAACAATCCCAGGAGGAGGAGGACATTGCATGCTTTCAGACAAA GGACAGAGAGATCTGTGCTGCTCCTGTGGACAGGCTGTCGGATTGTGTTACAAAAACAGAATCTGAGCGCACTGAAAATCTGAGGACTCATCAGATATCATCCACTGACTTTGAAGAGCAGAAATCGCCTGAACAAAG CTCTTCCACCAGTTCTTCCCACGATATGTGTGATGCTGCAGACAACCTGGATAAGAACGATAAATCAGAATG tgaaacacacacacctgttgaGAAGGAGATCTTCATAAGTCAAAATGATCTGAAAAACAGCTTGATCTTCACACAGGAAGAAGGCAAACCATG TGTGTCTGAGTGCAAGCAGATTGACAACTCATGTCCATTCCACAAGGGGGATCAGATATTGGCCTTCAATGGCCTGTTAATAGACACAGTGGAGGAGATACACACATACCTAAAAAAGCTGAGCACGGATAAG GTAAATCTGACTGTTCTACGACATCCCGGATCCCTGCCAATGAACTATGAACACTGTCCATCCCAGTGA
- the plekhs1.4 gene encoding pleckstrin homology domain-containing family S member 1, with product MADSNYTFYIHGAEEQMCAGYLYKSPPGNQFKNQKSWKRRYFVLLKYSDHTFQLKYFKSENKNKSLGVIDLSAITFMFLRPEIHSMWKWIQNHFRCSPSCVLFLKVPERDYFLIGENSGDMDKWFTTLFDALNNRPHRLLDPKEFGTFRDISNPSQSENDINQRAEWELSLTKCITHELPSSVIHEPVYACPVNCKRNQ from the exons ATGGCAG ATTCAAACTATACATTTTACATACATGGGGCTGAGGAGCAAATGTGTGCTGGATACCTTTACAAATCTCCCCCAGGGAATCAGTTCAAGAACCAG AAATCATGGAAGCGGAGGTATTTTGTGCTTCTAAAGTACAGTGACCACACGTTCCAGCTTAAATACTTCAAAAGTGAGAACAAGAACAAGTCACTGGGAGTCATAGACTTGTCTGC GATTACCTTCATGTTCTTGCGCCCTGAGATTCACTCTATGTGGAAATGGATTCAAAATCATTTCAGATGTTCTCCTTCTTGTGTACTGTTTCTTAAAGTACCAGAAAGAGACTACTTCCTTATTGGAGAAAACAG TGGGGACATGGACAAATGGTTCACTACTTTATTTGATGCCTTAAATAATCGTCCACACAGGCTACTGGATCCCAAG GAGTTTGGGACATTCAGAGACATCAGTAATCCTTCACAATCGGAAAATGACATTAACCAG AGAGCCGAGTGGGAGCTGAGTCTTACAAAATGTATTACGCATGAGCTGCCATCATCTGTGATCCATGAGCCTGTCTACGCCTGTCCTGTAAACTGCAAAAGAAATCAG TGA